The genomic interval CGGGCGTATCTCCAGGACGTGATCGACGAGGTACAGTCGGTGCCGTTCAAGTCCCACAACACCGGTGCCGGACATCGATCCGACATCGACGGCTGGGACGCCGGCAAGTACCCGGAGAAGGTCTCCAAGGAGTTTCTCGACCTGCTCGAGAACGTCGAGGCCAACGCGGATCACCAGGGCTTCGACGGCGAGTCGATGGAGATCGTCCACGTCGCCGCCCACAAGGTCGGCGAGTCCGTCGGTCGCAAGCCCCGCGCGATGGGACGTGCGTCCTCGTGGAACACGCCGCAGGTCGACGTCGAGATCGTCGTCGAAGAAGTCGACGAAACAGCGGAGGACGATAGCTAATGGCTGACGAACACCAATTCATCGAGAACGGCCTTCAGCGGTCCCAGATCGACGAGTTCTTCCAGGAAGAGCTCGGCCGCGCGGGCTACGGTGGTATGGACGTCGCCAAGACGCCGATGGGAACCCAGATCGTCCTCAAGGCCGAGAAGCCCGGGATGGTCATCGGCAAAGGCGGCGAGAACATCCGAAAGGTCACGACGGCCCTCGAGGAGAAGTTCAACCTCGAGGACCCTCAGATCGACGTACAAGAGGTCGAGGAACCCGACCTCAACGCGCGCATCGTCGCGGACCGACTGGCCAACGCGCTCGAGCGCGGCTGGTACTTCCGGAAAGCCGGTCACACGACGATCGACCGGATCATGGAAGCCGGCG from Natrinema salaciae carries:
- a CDS encoding 50S ribosomal protein L22, producing the protein MGINYSVDADPDATAKAMLRERHMSNKHSKEVAREIKGRTVGEARAYLQDVIDEVQSVPFKSHNTGAGHRSDIDGWDAGKYPEKVSKEFLDLLENVEANADHQGFDGESMEIVHVAAHKVGESVGRKPRAMGRASSWNTPQVDVEIVVEEVDETAEDDS